The Oscarella lobularis chromosome 4, ooOscLobu1.1, whole genome shotgun sequence nucleotide sequence GACGCGAACGATTCCTCCTCCGAACGCGGCGCTGGTCACTTCTCCACATTCGGCCACCACCTCTTCTCGTTCGACGGTCGCCCGCagtcgaacgtcgccgccgctgcaatagtcgacgacgaggacgctAGCGATATCGAATTCGACTATTCGCCTCAAACAACCCCTGTTGCCGCTGATAAACAACGGCTCAAGAACACGGGACTAACCGTTCTTCCTTTCTCGACGGACGCTGCAGCTTCGACGCCCGAAAAGCATCCGCAAACGCAGGCGGAAAGCGTTCGAGACTCGGGACTCTACTCACACTCTCCCTCCCACAGCGGAGAAGGAATCAATGGCGGAGGTACGTATGGGGTGGTGGGTGGGCTCGGGctcctaaaaaaagaagacgacttcGGTTTAGAGAATGCCACGTATTACGTACAATCTCAACTGATGCGAGCCTATCCGGAAACgtcaacgatgacgacgtttggAAAGAGTCCTCCGAaagacggaggaggaggaggaggagcatCGACGGAAGGCCTCATCATAAGCCCAAGCGCCGTCTCGGTTCGAGTTGCCACGGATCACAGTCacactttgacgtcatcatccgGGATGTTGGACGAAGATGTGACGGTCTCGATTCCGACGCCGATTGTAAAACCGCGGCGGCGTTCGGAGGCCATAATTCGGCGGGAGAGCGAATCGGCTCGACAGCATCACTATGAAACGTCGGTTTTTCCCTTTCCGTGTTGCGACATCGTGACTCGCGAGACGGCTCTTCAGATGTTCAGGTCGTCGCGCGTCGGATCGccgacgaattttcgtctCATCGGACGAGTGACAAAAATGAAAGCCGGCAGCATACACGAAGTCGAACTTCACAAGCCGCTCGCCGGAACGTACGGATTCTACATCACAAAAGGCGGCAGCCAATGGGATGCAAAGGCCGATGGCATCTACGTTTCAAAGTTCGACGGCGGTTATCCGGAAAAATTCTATTGCAACGTCCTTGGTGTCGGCGATAGAATATTGACCGTGAACGGggtgaaagtgaagaaaaagtcgctcGATGACGTTTGCAATTTGATGAAAGGTGTCGATAAACTAACGCTGACCGTGCAACCGAGCTTGCTTCGTCCCCAGTGACAACGAACATGAACGTACCCTAGAATATTGAATATAGTCAGTACAGTATTGAGATACAAGGCAGCAAGTAGGCTGTCTGGTGGCGTCGGGCATATTTTTTGTAACAATTCACTTGCTCGgtattttatatatatcCGCCGTTCAATAAACAAGACACTACTAGTACTATATGAGCAGTAAACACCACTCCCTCgctctgtatgtatgtatgtatatatacatataatCTATACGTATATATACATACTAAGTCATTTCAAGCCAGAGACTCGCTGTCTTATCTGCACTTGTGCTTGCAAAGCCTCGCCCGTCCGTGTGCCATTGGCACTGAATGACTTTTCCCTGGTGCTGCGCGACAATTGCGCTGGGACAACGGTCTTGAGAGCAATCGACGAGGCGTACCGTTGTGTCGTATGACCCCGTAAGAAGACGACTATTGCTGGGATGAAAGCGAACGCTTCTGCAGTCGTGCGAGTGCGGTTGAATGCGATGCAGAACGCTCGCGGCCATGCGAACGTCGCAAATTGCCACGAAGCCCTTTTCCATCCCAGCGGCGAGAAGATTTGCCGACGAATCGAGACAAACGGACAGCACCGGCGAATCGAGCGAGTACGACTGAACGACGCGACAATCGCGAACGTCCCACACTCGAACCGTCTTATCCAATGAAGCGGAAACGACGGACCGACGACTCGTCCACGGAAAGAGAGCGCAgacggcggcgccgccgtGGCCAGGAAGCGAGGAGACGAGTTGAACGGCGCGATAGTCGGAGACGCACACTTTGCCGTCGCCCGCTCCGGCGGACACCAAGTAGGAGTCGACGAACGTAACGTCTCTCACCGTCCCCGTGTGAAAATCCAGACAGGCCGACGGAGATTTGGACGAACAATGCATTTTATCAAACTCCATCAAATTGATTCTCTTGTCATTGGATCCCgttgcgatgacgtcgtcatcaggACTCCACGCAAGGCAGTAGATCGATCCTTGATGATAGCGCGTGCGTTTAAACAAGACCGTAGGCGAACTAGAGGAAAACACAGTaatccccctccccccctgAGGGCGGGTTTACACAGAATCTTACGTCGCTGAAGGACTGGTTGCCGAATCGAAATGATGCGACGCGCACACTCGCAACGTGCTTGAATTCGAGCCGAGGCCAAAGAGCGAGCCGCAGTTGGAAAAGG carries:
- the LOC136185682 gene encoding uncharacterized protein is translated as MEASSSTTVVDRPYPFKRLSSPLTYSVLDSADSLDANDSSSERGAGHFSTFGHHLFSFDGRPQSNVAAAAIVDDEDASDIEFDYSPQTTPVAADKQRLKNTGLTVLPFSTDAAASTPEKHPQTQAESVRDSGLYSHSPSHSGEGINGGENATYYVQSQLMRAYPETSTMTTFGKSPPKDGGGGGGASTEGLIISPSAVSVRVATDHSHTLTSSSGMLDEDVTVSIPTPIVKPRRRSEAIIRRESESARQHHYETSVFPFPCCDIVTRETALQMFRSSRVGSPTNFRLIGRVTKMKAGSIHEVELHKPLAGTYGFYITKGGSQWDAKADGIYVSKFDGGYPEKFYCNVLGVGDRILTVNGVKVKKKSLDDVCNLMKGVDKLTLTVQPSLLRPQ